In Amycolatopsis sp. FBCC-B4732, the genomic stretch ATCATCGGCGAAGGACACCTGCGGGAGCTGGCCCTGACCGGCAAGGACGTCGACGCCGCACGCGCCGAGAAGATCGGTCTCGTCAACGACGTGTACGAAGACCAGGACGCGCTGCTGAAGGCCGCGCGGGAACTCGCCGCCGAGATCGCTGCGAACCCGCCGCTCGTGGTGCAGGGTACGAAGCAGGTACTGGCGACGAACACCGAGCGCCAGGTCGCCGACGGCCTCCGGTACGTCGCGGCCTGGAACTCGGCGTTCCTGCCCAGCAAGGACCTCGGCGAAGCGGTCCAGGCGTTCATGGAGCGACGCGCGCCGGAGTTCACGGGCGAGTAACTAGGAGGCAGCGTGACCGCTTCGGAAGTCCACCACGCGTTTCGCGTGGCGCGTGACTACCTGCAGGCCCACCGCGAGGACTACGACACGGCCTACCGCGACTTCGCCTGGCCGGAGTTCGACGAGTTCAACTGGGCCATCGACTGGTTCGACGTGGTCGCGCACGACCCCGGCAACTCGCAGCGGTACGCGCTCTGGATCGTCGAGGAGGACGGCACCGAGAACCAGTGGACCTACCCGGAGCTGTCCGGCCGGTCCAACCAGGTCGCGAACTGGCTGCGGAGCCTCGGTGTCCGGCGCGGCGACCGGCTGATCCTCATGCTGGGCAACCAGGGCGAGCTGTGGGAGACCATCCTCGCGGCGATCAAGCTCGGCGCCGTCATCATCCCGGCCTCGACGCTGCTCGGCCCGGCCGACCTGACCGACCGGGGTGGAGCGCGGCGCGGCCAGGCACGTCGTGGTCCGCTCGGCCGACGCGCCGAAGTTCGCGGACGTCGAAGGGGACTACACGCGCATCGCCGTCGGGGAGCCGGTCGAGGGCTGGCAGCAGTACTCGGCCGCGTTCGCCGAGTCGCCGGAGTTCGCCCCGGACGCGCCCACGAAGGCCACCGACCCGCTGCTGCTCTACTTCACCTCCGGCACCACGGCGAAGCCGAAGCTGGTGCAGCACACGCACGTCTCCTACCCCGTCGGGCACCTGTCGACGATGTACTGGATCGGGCTGGAGCCGGGCGACGTCCACCTCAACATCTCCTCGCCGGGGTGGGCGAAGCACGCGTGGAGCAACTTCTTCGCGCCGTTCAACGCCGAGGCGACGGTCTTCCTCTACAACTACAACCGCTTCGACGCGGGCGCGCTGATGGCCCAGATGGACCGCTGCGGCGTGACGAGCTTCTGCGCGCCGCCGACGGTGTGGCGGATGCTCATCCAGGCCGACCTGACGGCGTTGAAGACGCCGCCGAAGAAGGTCGTCGGGGCGGGGGAGCCGCTCAACCCCGAGGTGATCGAGCAGGTCCAGAAGTCGTGGGGCGTCACCATCCGCGACGGCTTCGGGCAGACGGAGAGCAGCGTCCAGATCGCGAACACGCCGGGCCAGGACGTCGTGCCGGGCTCGATGGGCCGCCCGCTGCCGGGGTTCGTGGTGGCGCTGGTCGACCCGGTCAGCGGCGAGCGGGCTTCGGAAGGCGAGATCTGCCTCGACCTGCAGCACCGCCCGGTCGGCCTGATGACCGGCTACGCCGGCGACGACGAGCGCACGTCGGCAGCCTTCGGAGGCGGCTTCTACCACACCGGTGACGTCGGTTCGGTCGACGAACGCGGCTACATCACCTACGTCGGGCGCACGGACGACGTGTTCAAGGCGTCGGACTACCGGATCTCGCCGTTCGAGCTGGAGAGCGTGCTGATCGAGCACGAGGCGGTGGCGGAGGCGGCGGTCGTCCCGGCCCCGGACCCGATCCGGCTCGCGGTGCCGAAGGCGTACGTCGTGCTGGCCACGGGCTTCTCACCGGACGCCGGAACGGCGCGGTCGATCCTGGCCTACTGCCGCGAGCACCTGGCGCCGTACAAGCGGATCCGGCGGCTCGAGTTCGCGGAGCTGCCGAAGACGATCTCGGGCAAGATCCGCCGCGTCGAGCTGCGCGGCCGCGAAAGCGACCCCGCTCGGGGCGCGGGCACCGAGTTCCGCGAAGAGGACTTCCCGGACCTCAAGGCGTGACCGGGAGGGCCCCGGGGCTGGTCGCCCCGGGGCGCTTTCGTCAGCTGCGGGTGCCCTCGACCTGGCGGCCGTCTTCGGTCGAGCACGCCGTCACGGGGTCGTTCGCGCCGCTGCCGCAGGTCCAGTCGTCGAGCACGACCGGGCCGGGGCCGTCGGGCGAGCTCGCCTCGGCCGGGGTCAGCTTCGCGAAGTAGTCGGTCAGCAGCTGGGTGGCCGCGGCGCAGTCGACCTTGCCGTGGGCCACGACCGCCGTCTTCGCGCCGCCGGCACCGGTGACGTCGCCGCACGGGACGCCGGGCGCGGTGGACTCCGCCGCCGCGGCGGCCGCGGGAGCGGGGGACGGCGCCGCGGGGGCCGGGTCACCGCCACCGCACCCGGCCAGTGCGGCGGACGCGGCGACGAGCAGCAAGGGGTACGCGAAAGTCTTCATGGGCCCTTCAGGAGCGGGACGGGTCGACGGGGATCACTCGGACGGCACGACGGCGGCGAAGACCGTCTGCTCGCCCTTGGTGCAGGTGGTGCCGCCTTGCGCGGCGGGCGGCCCGGAGGTGCACAGCCAGCCGTCGACGGTCTCGTTCACCGCGTCGTTCGAGCCCGCGCCCTGGCGGCCGGCGATCTTGCGGTGGAAGTCGCCGACGAGCTCCGTCGCCGCGGCGCAGCTGACGCCGGCGGAGCCGCTGTCGAACACGTAGAGCGTCAACCCGCTGGCGGCGGTCACCGTCCCGCAGGCCCCGGGCACCGACGGCGGCGCCCCGGACGGCTTGGGCGCGGACGGCGCGGCGGAAGAGCTCCCCGCGGCGGGCGGCGGCGGGGGAGTACCGGTGGACGTCGTCGCCGGCGCGGTGCTCGACACCGAGGGTGACGGCGCCGGGGCGGGGGCCGCCTGTTCGGCGGAGCAGGCGGCGAGCACGGGCAGCGCGAGGCAGGCCACGAGCCACGTCTTCGTGGTGGTCGGGTGGGGCACCGCGATCCTTCCTCCCCGGCTGGCTGGCCCGGTCATTCTGGCCCATCCGGGCGAGGCCCCGAGGGGCGACGCGCCCAAGGGTGTGCCGGAGATTACTCCAGCCGGGTGGCGCCCCGGTCCGGTGGCCGTCGGAAGAATGTCCACAATGGACGATTAACATTCCGTTCACGCTCCGAAACCTCAGGCTGCCATCTCGAATCGATCGGTCTAATTCGCGCCGCGCCGGTTAACAAACCGGCCCCGCGTGCCGAAGATCTTGGTGGGAGGCAAGAAGAGCTCCCGTCCCCGATACCCGCCCCGAGCCCGTAGAGAGCCATGAACGCCGACGCTGTGACCAGCACCGAAGATCCGTCCAGTCCGCCGACCGCCCCGTGCACCGTCGTCTGGTGCTGCGGCCGCCCGTACGTCCTCGAGGGACGAGCCGGCCGAGCCCGCTGGATGGGCACCGACTACCGCGGCCGCCCCGAGTCGCTGACCAGCGCGGAGCTGCAGCGCCGCGGCTGGAGCCACCGCCGCGCGAGCTGACCCCCGGCCGGGCCGCCGCGACCGCGGCGGCCCGGCTTCGGAGCCCGGGGTCGCACGGAACGCGGCCGGATCCCGCCGCGGGCCCGCGGGAACGTCATGAACGAGTCGTTCACTACGTCCGGCGCCAGAGGCCACGGCAAAGTCAGGTCAGCGCAGCAGATCCGGTCGCCCGCACGTCGTGAAAGGGCCGTTCACCTCGTCAGACGCCATGAAAGACCCTTTCATGGCATCGCCGCGGCGCCGCACAGACCGCGCGGCCACGACTTTGCCGGAGCCCTGGCGTCCGGCGCGGTGAACGACTCGTTTACGACATCGGGCCCGGCGGGCGCTCGGCGACTCACCACGTCCGCCCGGCCTGGCCGGCACCCGACCGGCACCGCACCACCCGGCGCCGTCACCCCGCCCCGCTGTTTAATGGCCCGGTGAGCACAGCCGCGCCCGAACCCGCCGCTCCGGCGGGCGCCCCCGAGCCGTCCCTGCTGCGGCAGGCGATGAACGTTCCCAACATCCTGTCCCTGCTGCGGCTGGCCGGCGTGCCGGTGTTCCTCTGGCTGCTGCTCGGCCCCGAAGAGGACGGCTGGGCGCTCGCCCTCCTCGTCTTCAGCGCGCTCACCGACTGGCTGGACGGGAAGCTCGCCCGCTGGCTCAACCAGATGTCGCGGCTCGGGCAGCTGCTCGACCCCGCCGCCGACCGGCTGTACATCCTCGCCACCCTCATCGCGTTCCTCGCCCGCGAGATCATCCCCTGGTGGGTGGTCGTGCCGCTGCTGCTGCGCGAAGCCGTCCTCGGCGTGTGCGTCCTGACGCTGCGCCGCCGCGGGTTCGCGCCGCCGGAGGTCACCTACATCGGCAAGGGCGCCACCTTCGTGCTGATGTACGCCTTCCCGTTCCTGCTGCTCGCGCAGGGCGGCTCGGACGTCGCCGCGATCGCTCGGCCGATCGGGTACGCCTTCACGATCTGGGGTGGCGTCCTCTACGTCTGGTCCGGCGTGCTCTACGTCCTCCAGGCGCGCAACGCCCTCCGCGGGGCACGGGAAGCCTGAGCCGGGCCCGGGCCCGGCGGTTGCGCCGTGTGGGTGTAAGACTTCGCCCAGCACGTTTCGCCAGTGAGGGCATGAAAGGGGACCGGCGGTGTCCGCTCCTGAAGAGCTTCGCTACACCGAGGAACACGAGTGGGTCGCCACCCGCGAGGAGACGCTCGTCCGCGTGGGTATCACCGAGTACGCGCAGGACCAGCTCGGTGACGTCGTGTTCGTCGACCTGCCCGAGGTCGGCCGCCAGCTCAGCACGGGCGACGTCTTCGGCGAGGTCGAGTCGACCAAGAGCGTCTCCGAGCTGTTCGCGCCGGTCGACGGCGAGATCGTCGCGGTGAACGACTCGGTCGCCGACTCGCCCGAGCTGATCAACAGCGACCCCTACGGCGAAGGCTGGCTGATCGAGATCCGGCTCGACGACCCGGCGGGTCTGGAAGCGCTGCTCGAAGCCGAGGCCTACGACGCCCTGACCAAGGGCTGAAGCCCGCTCCCACCCGGTCGGACCAGCACTGCGCCGGTTCGGGGAGCCGGGGCTCGGAGAATCGATCAGGCACGGTACGTTGGCAGCTACACGTTCTTGAGTACTAGGCAACACAGCATGTGTGGAGGAGAGCTCAGGTGAGCACGAACGACGGGCCCGGCGGCGTTCCCCCGGAGCAGTCTCCGGAGCGGACCTCTGTCTTCCGGGCCGACTTCCTGGCCGAAGTCGAAGGTCACGAGCCCGCCCCCGCCGCGGAGGCGCCCGTCCAGGGGGTCGACGCCCTCCCGGCGGGTTCGGCGCTGCTGGTCGTGAAGCGCGGGCCCAACGCGGGTTCGCGGTTCCTGCTCGACCGCGACACCACCAGCGCCGGGCGGCACCCGGACAGCGACATCTTCCTGGACGACGTCACGGTCTCCCGCCGGCACGCCGAATTCCGGCGTGAGGGCGGCGAGTTCGTCGTCATCGACGTCGGCAGCCTCAACGGCACCTACGTCAACCGCGAGCCGGTCGACCAGGCCGTCCTCGCCGGGGGCGACGAAGTGCAGATCGGGAAGTTCCGCCTGGTCTTCCTGACCGGCCCGGGGCACGGGGGCCAGGGGGCGCAGTGACGGCGGCCGGACGGCCACAACGCGACGGGTTGAGCATCGGGGCCGTTCTCGCGCAGCTGCGCGGCGACTTCCCCGATGTCACCATCTCCAAGATCCGGTTCCTCGAAGCGGAAGGCCTGGTCACCCCGGGCCGGACGCCTTCGGGCTACCGGCAGTTCGCCGCGGCGGACGTGGAGCGTCTCAGGTTCGTCCTGGCCGCCCAGCGGGACCACTACCTCCCGTTGAAGGTCATCAAGGAACAGCTGGACGCGGCGGACTCGGGTGCCGGGCCCGTCGCGGACCTGCCCCGCCCGCCGCGCCGGCTGGTGCCGATCGACGCACCGGCCGAGAACGTCGGCCTGCCCGTGGCGGACGACTTCACCGCGGGCAGGGAGCTGCGCCTGACCCAGGAGGAACTCCTGGAGCAGGCGGGCATCGACGCCGCCGCGCTGGCCGAGCTGCAGCAGTACGGCCTGGTCCGGCCCGGTCCCGCCGGGTTCTTCGACCCGGACGCGGTGCTGGTGGCGCGGACGGTGCGGGCGATGACCGAATTCGGTATCGAGCCGAGACACCTGCGTGCCTTTCGCGCCGCGGCCGACCGCGAGGTCGGGTTGCTGGAGCAGATCGTGACCCCGGTGTACCGGCATCGTGACCCGGAGGCCAAATCGAGGGCCGACGAAGTGGTGCGCGAGCTGGCGGCACTGTCCGTGACGCTGCACACGCTCCTCGTCAAGGCCGGAATCCGTGGCGTCGCCGGGTGTTGATCACCATCAAGACCGCAACGGGGGAGTGAGATCCTCTTTGCGGTCCCATGTCAATGACTGAATGTTCGGCACCGCATGCCGTACCGTGAAGGCACGGGTTTGCGGCAGGCGAACCGAGAGAGTCCGGACAGCGAGCACAGCGCGCGGATGACGGGTAGCGTCGACAGTGGCGGCGCGAAGCCGTTCCACCGCTGAAGCCCGTGCACGAGAGGGAGGCGAAATCCGATGAGCGAGATGCGCGTCGTCGGGGTGCGGGTCGAGCTGCCCGCGAATCAGCCGATCTTGTTGCTGCGGGAAACCGAGGGCGAACGGTACCTGCCGATCTGGATCGGCTCGGTCGAAGCCACCGCCATCGCTTTGGAGCAGCAGGGAGTCCGCCCGGCCCGCCCGCTCACGCATGACCTGCTGAAAGAGGTCATCGGAGCGCTCGGCCGGGAACTCGAGCAGGTCGTCATCACCGACCTCAAGGAAGGCACGTTCTTCGCGGAACTGGTCTTCGACGGCGACATCCGGGTGTCCGCCCGGCCGAGCGACTCGGTCGCGCTGGCCCTGCGGATCGGGGTCCCCATCCACGCCGTGGACTCGGTGCTGGAAGAGGCCGGCCTGATCATCCCGGACGAGCAGGAGGACGAGGTCGAGAAGTTCCGCGAGTTCCTCGACTCCGTGTCGCCGGAAGACTTCCGCGGAGCGGACACCTGAGTACTTGCCTTGACGCGGACGTCAACGTCTAGCGTCGGGGTATGCGGATCGGAGAGCTTGCGCAGCGCACGGGTGTCACCACCCGTGCGCTGCGTTTTTACGAGGACCAGGGCCTCCTCGCGGCCCGTCGCTCGGCGAACGGCTACCGCGAATACGACGAGGACGACCTCCAGCTGGTCAAGGAGATCCAGACCCTGCAGACGGTCGGGCTGACCCTGGAGGAGACGCGTCCCTTCGTCGAGTGCCTGCGCAGCGGCCACGAAACCGGCGACTCCTGCGCGAATTCGATCGAGGTCTACCGCCGCAAGCTCGAAGAAGCCGACGCGCTCCTGGCCCGCCTCGGCGGCATCCGCGGCGAACTGGCCGCGAAGCTCGCCGGCGCGCTCGCCCGGCAAGCGCCCGACCCGTGTGTCGTGCCCGAATCCCCGCGCCCGTGAAGGAGACCGCTGTGTCCGAAGACGCCACCGTCAGTGCTGTCACCGATGCGACCTTCGCCGAGGTCCTCGGCAGCGACGTTCCCGTGCTCGTCGAGTTCTGGGCCACCTGGTGCGGCCCGTGCCGGATGGTCGGCCCGGTGCTGGCGCAGCTGGCCACCGAGCGGGCCGGCGGACTCGTCGTCCGCAAGATCAACGCGGACGAGAATCCCGAGACGACCCGCTCCTACCAGGTCATGTCGCTGCCGACGATGATGTTGTTCCGGAACGGCGAGCCGGTCGAGACGATCGTCGGCGCGTTCCCGAAGGCCCGCATCGAAGAGCGGCTCGACCGCGTGCTCAAGGCGCCGTCGCTTTGACGAAGGTGTCGGCCACCTCGCGGCCGTACTTCTCCAGGTCCAGCTCCGGGTCGGCGGCGTAGGCCGCGGCGACGCCGTCGATGGCCTGCGCGATCGACATCGCCATCACCTCGGGCGTGAACTCGCCGAACGCGCCTTCGGCCTGGCCCTGCTTGAGCTGGCGGGCCAGGCCGTGCACGCGCAGGTCGTCGACCAGCACCTTCGTCATCACCCAGCCGTCGACGTCGTCGGTGTTGGCGGCCAGCTCGGTCAGCACCCGGACGCATTCCGGGTACGTGCGCAGGAACGCGATCGACGTCTCGATGTGCGCCCGCAGGTAGCCGGGCCGGTCGGCGGGGTCGAGCCCGCCGCCGGTGCGCTCCTTCAGGTAGCCGTTCCTGGTCTCGACGACCGTGCTGAGCACGGCCTGCATCAGGCCGGCCTTGTTCGTGAAGTGGTAGGAGATCAGCCGGGTGCTGCTGAGCCCGGCCCGCTCCTTGATCTTGGCGAACGTGGTCCGGCGGTACCCGAGGTCGGCGAGGACGCCGATGGTCGCGCCGATGATCTGCGCGCGGCGTGCGGCCTCGGTGGGGCTGAGCCCCATCTCGGCCATGATGTCGGTGTTTACTTGCATGAGTAAAAAGTTACTCGGCTGAGTAAAACGCGTCAAGGAGTTTGAACCTGCGCGTACGGGGTACGGCGAACGGCGCAAAGGCTCATCCGACCGTTGAGGCTTGCCGCGCGTCGCGTTGACCGGTGTTCTCCTGACGCTTACCGTCGAAGGAGGTAAATCGCCACGATGTGATTCACGGTCTGGGGCCGGATCGTGGCGGTTGATCTCCGGTGGGTCCCGCTCCTGGGACTCCCCGGCTGTCATTCGCCGGCCGTCCGGTCGGGCGAGGGGAGGCTTGCGTGGTCGAGGCTGGTTCCGAGAAGCAGCCTGTTGGGGTCGCGGGTGGCGAGCAGGGTGAGCTGTTCCCCGACGACTCGCTGCCGGACGAGCTGGTGGGTTACCGCGGCCCGGCCGCGTGCCAGATCGCCGGGATCACCTACCGCCAGCTCGACTACTGGGCCCGGACGAAGCTGGTCGCACCCAGCATCCGCACGGCGCACGGCTCCGGCTCGCAGCGGCTGTACTCGTTCAAGGACATCCTGGTCCTCAAGGTCGTCAAGCGGCTGCTGGACACCGGGGTCTCGCTCCAGAACATCCGGGTCGCCGTCGACCACCTGCGCCTGCGCGGGGTCCGCGACCTGGCCAAGGTGACGCTGTTCTCCGACGGCACCACGGTCTACGAATGCACCTCGCCGGAGGAGATCGTCGATCTGCTCCAAGGCGGCCAAGGCGTCTTCGGCATCGCGGTCAGCGGCGCGATGCAGGAAATCAGCGGGACCATCCACGAATTCCCGGCCGAGCGCGCGGACGGCGGCGTCGTCGAGACGCACGAGCCGGACGAGCTCACCCAGCGCCGCAACGCACGCAAGACCGGTTGATCACCGCTGCGGCGGACGGAGTAAGGTTCTCCCTGCGGTCGACGAATCCGCGCGGGAGAGTCCGAGCCTCATATTGAGCTCGGCGCCGAAGGAGCAAGTCCTCCCCGGAACCTCTCAGGCACCCTGGACCGCGCGGACGAGACGCCTCTGGAAAGCGGGTCGTCAGGACACCACCTGATGGCCCCGCCGACGGTGCAAGCCCGGTTCAACCACGCGGGCGAAACTCTCAGGCGCCCCTCGGGGTACGGACAGAGTGGGGAGGGCCAGGACACCGTCGTCCCGGCCCCGCCCCGCCGTCCCCAGGAGGCCTTCGTGAATCCGTCACTCGCCTCCCTGGAGCAGGGGATCCCGTTCGCCGAGCGGCACCTCGGGTCTGGTCCGGATCAGCTGCGCACGATCCTCGACGTCATCGGCGTCGCCTCCCTCGACGAACTCGCCGAGCACGCCGTTCCCGAGTCGCTGCGCGCGTCCGCCGAACCCCTCGAACTGCCCCCGGCGGCCTCCGAAGCCCAGGCGCTGGCCGAACTGCGCGAGCTGGCCGCCCGCAACCGGCCGACCGCCGCGATGATCGGGCTCGGCTACCACGACACCGTCACCCCGCCCGTGATCCGGCGGAACGTCCTCGAGAACCCGGCCTGGTACACCGCTTACACGCCCTACCAGCCGGAGATTTCCCAAGGGCGGCTCGAAGCGCTGCTCAACTTCCAGACCATGATCGCGGACCTGACCGCGCTCCCGGTCGCGAACGCCTCCCTGCTCGACGAAGCCACCGCGGCCGCCGAAGCGATGACGCTCGTTCGCCGGGCGGGCCGGGCGAAGTCGAACCGGTTCGTCGTCGACCAGGACACCCTGCCCCAGACCCTCGCCGTGCTGCGGACGCGAGCCGAACCGCTGGGCATCGAGCTGGTCGTGGAAGACCTGTCGCAAGGACTCACCGGGCTGGGGCTCGGCGGTGACTTCTTCGGCGTGCTGCTCGCCTACCCCGGCGCGTCGGGTGCCGTGCACGAACTCGACCTGACCATCGCGGAAGCCAAGAAGCACGGCGCCGCGGTGGTCGTCGCCGCGGACCCCCTCGCCTTGACGCTGCTGCGGCCGCCCGGCGAGCTCGGCGCCGACGTCGCCGTCGGGTCGACGCAGCGGTTCGGCGTCCCGCTCGGCTTCGGCGGCCCGCACGCCGCTTACCTCGCGGTGCGGAAGGGGCTGGAGCGACAGCTGCCCGGGCGCCTGGTCGGCGTCGCGAAGGACGCGGATGGCGCGCCCGCGTACCGGCTGGCGCTGCAGACGCGCGAGCAGCACATCCGCCGGGAGAAGGCGACGTCGAACATCTGCACCGCGCAGGTCCTGCTGGCCGTCATGGCATCGATGTACGCCGTGTACCACGGGCCCGACGGCCTGCGCGCGATCGCGTTGCGGGCCCACCGGATGGCCACCGTGCTGGCCGCCGGCCTGGCCGAAGGCGGGGTCGAGGTCGTGCACGGCGAGTTCTTCGACACCCTGACCGCGGCGGTGCCCGGCCGGGCGGACACGGTCGTCGCGGCGGCCCGCGACCTCGGCGTCACGCTGCGCCGGATCGACGGCGACCACGTCGGCGTCGCCTGCGACGAAACGACCACCCGGGAGCGGCTTTCGTTCGTGTGGAAGGCGTTCGGCGTCTCGGTGTCCGATGTGGACGGCCTGGACGCGGACACGGCCGACGCGCTGCCGGCCCCGCTGCGGCGCACGAGCGCGTTCCTCACCCACCCGGTGTTCCACGAGCACCGGTCGGAAACCGCGATGCTGCGGTACCTGCGCCGGCTGTCCGATCAGGACTACGCGCTCGACCGCGGCATGATCCCGCTCGGCTCGTGCACGATGAAGCTCAACGCCACCGCGGAGATGGAGCCGGTCACCTGGCCGGAGTTCGCCGGGTTGCACCCGTTCGCGCCCGCCGAGGACGCCGCCGGCCTCCTCGAGGTCGTCGCCGACCTGAGCGCCTGGCTCGCGCGGATCACCGGCTACGACGCGGTTTCGCTGCAGCCCAACGCCGGGAGCCAGGGCGAGTTCGCGGGCCTGCTGGCGATCCGCGCCTACCACCGCTCGCGCGGCGAGGACGCGCGAGACGTCTGCCTGATCCCGGCCAGCGCGCACGGCACGAACGCGGCGAGCGCGGTGATGGCGGGCATGCGGGTGGTCGTCGTCCGCTGTGACGACGACGGCAACATCGACCTCTCGCACCTCAAGTCCACTGTGGACGAGCACCGCGGCGACCTGGCGGCCATCATGCTGACCTACCCGTCGACGCACGGGGTGTACGAGGACACCGTCGGCGAGGTGTGCGCGGCGGTGCACGACGCGGGTGGGCAGGTGTACGTCGACGGCGCCAACCTGAACGCGCTGATCGGCGTCGCCCAGTACGGCCGGTTCGGCGCCGACGTCTCGCACCTGAACCTGCACAAGACGTTCTGCATCCCGCACGGCGGTGGCGGCCCCGGCGTCGGCCCGATCGGCGTCCGCGCGCACCTGGCGCCCTTCCTGCCGAACCACCCGCTGCAGCCGGCGGCCGGGCCCGGGTCCGGTGTCGGCCCGGTCAGCGCGGCGCCGTGGGGGAGCGCGTCGATCCTGCCCATCTCGTGGGCCTACGTCCGGATGATGGGTGCCGAGGGCCTGCGCCGGGCGACGCTCGTGGCGGTCGCCAACGCGAACTACATCGCCCGCCGGCTCGGCGAGCACTACCCGGTGCTGTACGCGGGCCGCTCGGGTTTCGTGGCCCACGAATGCATCCTGGACCTGCGGCCGCTGACGAAGGCCACGGGCGTGACCGTGGACGACGTCGCGAAGCGGCTGGCGGACTACGGGCTGCACGCGCCGACGATGTCGTTCCCGGTCGCGGGCACGCTGATGGTCGAGCCGACCGAAAGCGAGGACCTGGCCGAGCTGGACCGCTTCTGCGCGGCGATGATCGCGATCCGCGCGGAGATCGACCGCGTGGCGTCGGGGGAGTGGCCGCTGGCGGAGTCCCCGCTGCGGCTGGCCCCGCACACGGCGGGCTGCCTGGCCGGCGACTGGAACCGCCGCTACAGCCGCGAGACGGCGGCGTTCCCGGCGGGCCGGACGACGGCGAAGATCTGGCCCCCGGTCCGCCGCATCGACGGCGCCTCCGGCGACCGCAACCTGATCTGCTCCTGCCCGCCCCCGGAAGCCTTCGCGTGAGTGGTCCCGGACAGGTGGAGCAGCAGCTCGGCGCGGCTGGTGAGGCCGAGCTTGCGGTAGATCTGCTGCAGGTGCTTCTGGACCGTCCGCGGGCTGATGCCGAGCCGCCGGGCGATCTCGCGGTCGGAC encodes the following:
- the garA gene encoding glycogen accumulation regulator GarA — its product is MSTNDGPGGVPPEQSPERTSVFRADFLAEVEGHEPAPAAEAPVQGVDALPAGSALLVVKRGPNAGSRFLLDRDTTSAGRHPDSDIFLDDVTVSRRHAEFRREGGEFVVIDVGSLNGTYVNREPVDQAVLAGGDEVQIGKFRLVFLTGPGHGGQGAQ
- the gcvH gene encoding glycine cleavage system protein GcvH; this translates as MSAPEELRYTEEHEWVATREETLVRVGITEYAQDQLGDVVFVDLPEVGRQLSTGDVFGEVESTKSVSELFAPVDGEIVAVNDSVADSPELINSDPYGEGWLIEIRLDDPAGLEALLEAEAYDALTKG
- a CDS encoding MerR family transcriptional regulator codes for the protein MVEAGSEKQPVGVAGGEQGELFPDDSLPDELVGYRGPAACQIAGITYRQLDYWARTKLVAPSIRTAHGSGSQRLYSFKDILVLKVVKRLLDTGVSLQNIRVAVDHLRLRGVRDLAKVTLFSDGTTVYECTSPEEIVDLLQGGQGVFGIAVSGAMQEISGTIHEFPAERADGGVVETHEPDELTQRRNARKTG
- a CDS encoding TetR/AcrR family transcriptional regulator, with amino-acid sequence MQVNTDIMAEMGLSPTEAARRAQIIGATIGVLADLGYRRTTFAKIKERAGLSSTRLISYHFTNKAGLMQAVLSTVVETRNGYLKERTGGGLDPADRPGYLRAHIETSIAFLRTYPECVRVLTELAANTDDVDGWVMTKVLVDDLRVHGLARQLKQGQAEGAFGEFTPEVMAMSIAQAIDGVAAAYAADPELDLEKYGREVADTFVKATAP
- a CDS encoding bifunctional nuclease family protein, whose amino-acid sequence is MSEMRVVGVRVELPANQPILLLRETEGERYLPIWIGSVEATAIALEQQGVRPARPLTHDLLKEVIGALGRELEQVVITDLKEGTFFAELVFDGDIRVSARPSDSVALALRIGVPIHAVDSVLEEAGLIIPDEQEDEVEKFREFLDSVSPEDFRGADT
- the gcvP gene encoding aminomethyl-transferring glycine dehydrogenase, which produces MNPSLASLEQGIPFAERHLGSGPDQLRTILDVIGVASLDELAEHAVPESLRASAEPLELPPAASEAQALAELRELAARNRPTAAMIGLGYHDTVTPPVIRRNVLENPAWYTAYTPYQPEISQGRLEALLNFQTMIADLTALPVANASLLDEATAAAEAMTLVRRAGRAKSNRFVVDQDTLPQTLAVLRTRAEPLGIELVVEDLSQGLTGLGLGGDFFGVLLAYPGASGAVHELDLTIAEAKKHGAAVVVAADPLALTLLRPPGELGADVAVGSTQRFGVPLGFGGPHAAYLAVRKGLERQLPGRLVGVAKDADGAPAYRLALQTREQHIRREKATSNICTAQVLLAVMASMYAVYHGPDGLRAIALRAHRMATVLAAGLAEGGVEVVHGEFFDTLTAAVPGRADTVVAAARDLGVTLRRIDGDHVGVACDETTTRERLSFVWKAFGVSVSDVDGLDADTADALPAPLRRTSAFLTHPVFHEHRSETAMLRYLRRLSDQDYALDRGMIPLGSCTMKLNATAEMEPVTWPEFAGLHPFAPAEDAAGLLEVVADLSAWLARITGYDAVSLQPNAGSQGEFAGLLAIRAYHRSRGEDARDVCLIPASAHGTNAASAVMAGMRVVVVRCDDDGNIDLSHLKSTVDEHRGDLAAIMLTYPSTHGVYEDTVGEVCAAVHDAGGQVYVDGANLNALIGVAQYGRFGADVSHLNLHKTFCIPHGGGGPGVGPIGVRAHLAPFLPNHPLQPAAGPGSGVGPVSAAPWGSASILPISWAYVRMMGAEGLRRATLVAVANANYIARRLGEHYPVLYAGRSGFVAHECILDLRPLTKATGVTVDDVAKRLADYGLHAPTMSFPVAGTLMVEPTESEDLAELDRFCAAMIAIRAEIDRVASGEWPLAESPLRLAPHTAGCLAGDWNRRYSRETAAFPAGRTTAKIWPPVRRIDGASGDRNLICSCPPPEAFA
- the trxA gene encoding thioredoxin, producing MSEDATVSAVTDATFAEVLGSDVPVLVEFWATWCGPCRMVGPVLAQLATERAGGLVVRKINADENPETTRSYQVMSLPTMMLFRNGEPVETIVGAFPKARIEERLDRVLKAPSL
- a CDS encoding MerR family transcriptional regulator encodes the protein MRIGELAQRTGVTTRALRFYEDQGLLAARRSANGYREYDEDDLQLVKEIQTLQTVGLTLEETRPFVECLRSGHETGDSCANSIEVYRRKLEEADALLARLGGIRGELAAKLAGALARQAPDPCVVPESPRP
- a CDS encoding MerR family transcriptional regulator, translated to MTAAGRPQRDGLSIGAVLAQLRGDFPDVTISKIRFLEAEGLVTPGRTPSGYRQFAAADVERLRFVLAAQRDHYLPLKVIKEQLDAADSGAGPVADLPRPPRRLVPIDAPAENVGLPVADDFTAGRELRLTQEELLEQAGIDAAALAELQQYGLVRPGPAGFFDPDAVLVARTVRAMTEFGIEPRHLRAFRAAADREVGLLEQIVTPVYRHRDPEAKSRADEVVRELAALSVTLHTLLVKAGIRGVAGC
- a CDS encoding CDP-alcohol phosphatidyltransferase family protein, with product MSTAAPEPAAPAGAPEPSLLRQAMNVPNILSLLRLAGVPVFLWLLLGPEEDGWALALLVFSALTDWLDGKLARWLNQMSRLGQLLDPAADRLYILATLIAFLAREIIPWWVVVPLLLREAVLGVCVLTLRRRGFAPPEVTYIGKGATFVLMYAFPFLLLAQGGSDVAAIARPIGYAFTIWGGVLYVWSGVLYVLQARNALRGAREA